The Janthinobacterium tructae genome contains the following window.
TGAAATTGCGCCGCCAGACCGGCCATGCATGCGCGCCGTCGACCACTTGCCAACTGTGCGCGACGCCGCGCGCGGCCAGCCAGTCGACGAAGCCACGGACGTCGTCGATCAAAAAATCGTCGCACCCGCAACTGACGGACAGGCGCGGCATCGCCGCCGGCGACGTCGCCTGCCGCAGGCAGGCCTCGAAATCGCCTTCGAACATGAAGATGGCGGGACTGAACGCGCCGACATGGGCGAACCGGTGCGGCGCGTTCAGACCGACGAACAGCGCCTGCGCACCGCCCATCGACAAGCCGCCGACCGCCCTGCCCCGTCGGTTGGTGTCAACCGAATAGCTACGCTCGACAACCGGCAACACCTCGTCGAGCAGACTGGCGCCCGACAGCTCGATGTTGCGCAGCGCCACCCCGGCGGGCGGCGGCGGCAAGTCGCTGGCCATGCCTGGATCGCAATGCCCGGATGGACACACCACCAGCATGGGCCGGCAACGGCCGTCGTGAATCAGCGCGTCGAGCATGACGTCGGCGCGTCCGGCGCTGAACCATGCGCCCGCTGCATCGCCCAAGCCATGCAGCAAATACAGCACCGGGTAGGCGCGGCCGGAACGCCGGTCGTAACCGGGCGGGGTATAGACGTAGAACTCGCGGTCGCCGCCGATGGTGGCAGAACGGTAACTGTGGCGCACCACCAGCCCGCGCGGCACGTCGCCATACTGCCATGGCAACGCAGCGGCGTCGGACCGGCCGGGCAGCAACACCATGCTCTCCCCCAGGCCCGTGCTGGACGGCTTGATCCACGGGTTGGCGGGATCGAGCACGGACACGCCATCGATGACGAGCCGGTAGCAATACAGGTCTGGCGGCAGCGCAGGGCTGCTACCGCGCCAGATGCCGTCGGCGGCGCGGTCCAGAGGCAGCGGC
Protein-coding sequences here:
- a CDS encoding alpha/beta hydrolase; this encodes MLGKVFRPAIRSPEVGGDGSLIFRVEAPAARQVRVELDALAAPLPLDRAADGIWRGSSPALPPDLYCYRLVIDGVSVLDPANPWIKPSSTGLGESMVLLPGRSDAAALPWQYGDVPRGLVVRHSYRSATIGGDREFYVYTPPGYDRRSGRAYPVLYLLHGLGDAAGAWFSAGRADVMLDALIHDGRCRPMLVVCPSGHCDPGMASDLPPPPAGVALRNIELSGASLLDEVLPVVERSYSVDTNRRGRAVGGLSMGGAQALFVGLNAPHRFAHVGAFSPAIFMFEGDFEACLRQATSPAAMPRLSVSCGCDDFLIDDVRGFVDWLAARGVAHSWQVVDGAHAWPVWRRNFIDFVGTLFNKDHHDDSLRNSGA